From Oceanivirga salmonicida, a single genomic window includes:
- a CDS encoding PTS transporter subunit IIC, producing MLINENENLFMTSLKSGITFGAGLIVLLYGVRMLINQIIPAFKGISEKIVPNALPAFDCPILFNYKPN from the coding sequence ATATTAATTAATGAAAATGAAAATTTATTTATGACTTCATTAAAATCTGGAATAACATTTGGTGCGGGATTAATAGTATTATTGTATGGTGTTCGTATGTTAATTAATCAAATAATACCAGCATTTAAAGGTATATCTGAAAAAATTGTTCCAAATGCATTACCAGCTTTTGATTGTCCAATATTATTTAATTATAAACCTAAT